The proteins below come from a single Eremothecium sinecaudum strain ATCC 58844 chromosome II, complete sequence genomic window:
- the YPT10 gene encoding Rab family GTPase YPT10 (Syntenic homolog of Ashbya gossypii AEL187C; Syntenic homolog of Saccharomyces cerevisiae YBR264C (YPT10)): protein MKEYRCKLKLVLLGESSVGKSSIVTRFTTGEFHKNQATIGAAFTTKSISWVEKATSNSEEMVQKTLEFEIWDTAGQERYRSLAPMYYRNSEVALVVFNVTERTSFNKATSWIDELKNHIAETNRGDIMIQFVGNKIDLIKPNEILDEWKTMPLVSALTGHGVNELFMNIAKSVPLERFELVKDSQSNPNAVVELLNNTRSESRCNC, encoded by the coding sequence ATGAAGGAATATAGGTGTAAACTTAAGCTTGTATTGCTTGGTGAATCATCGGTTGGGAAGTCTTCCATTGTTACAAGGTTCACTACAGGTGAATTCCATAAAAACCAGGCCACTATAGGAGCCGCTTTCACAACGAAGTCCATTTCATGGGTAGAGAAAGCTACTAGTAACTCAGAAGAAATGGTTCAAAAGACTTTAGAGTTTGAGATTTGGGATACTGCTGGCCAGGAACGTTACAGGTCTTTAGCGCCTATGTACTACAGGAATAGTGAAGTTGCATTAGTGGTGTTTAACGTAACAGAGAGAACTAGTTTCAACAAGGCTACATCTTGGATTGATGAGCTCAAAAATCATATAGCTGAAACTAATAGGGGTGATATAATGATTCAGTTTGTGGGGAATAAGATAGATCTAATTAAGCCCAACGAAATACTGGATGAGTGGAAAACAATGCCATTAGTTTCAGCACTAACTGGTCATGGCGTAAACGAGCTGTTCATGAATATTGCGAAGAGTGTTCCTCTTGAGAGGTTTGAATTGGTTAAAGACTCTCAATCAAATCCAAACGCTGTGGTAGAGCTTCTAAATAATACCCGTAGTGAAAGCAGGTGCAATTGTTAA
- the SHM1 gene encoding glycine hydroxymethyltransferase SHM1 (Syntenic homolog of Ashbya gossypii AEL188W; Syntenic homolog of Saccharomyces cerevisiae YBR263W (SHM1)), translating into MLSRRIVGRFPLASISARRFASKVSADQLLISRSVQDVDPEMYEILRAERQRQKGSITLIPSENFTSKSVMDLLGSEMQNKYSEGYPGERYYGGNEFIDKAEKLCQKRALELYGLDPAKWGVNVQSLSGAPANLYVYSAILEVGDRLMGLDLPHGGHLSHGYQLPSGTKISYISKYFQTMPYQVDIRTGLIDYDSLAVTSKLFRPKVIVAGTSAYARELDYKRFKEIANACGAYLMSDMAHISGLVGAGVLPSPFEYSDIVTTTTHKSLRGPRGAMIFYRKGLRSVSKKGKEIMYDLEKKINFSVFPGHQGGPHNHTISALAVALKQAATPEFKEYQKAVVKNAKAFSDELLKRGFNLVSGGTDTHLLLVNLSNMNVDGARLEAILEKINIAANKNTVPGDKSALFPSGLRLGTPAMTTRGFGPIEFGQVAEYIDRATKLAIALKSHESPEHKDARSKLANFKQLCDESEHVSQLAAEITQWVNQYPVPGEL; encoded by the coding sequence ATGTTATCTCGCAGAATCGTGGGCAGGTTTCCTTTGGCGAGCATCAGTGCTCGTCGGTTTGCCAGCAAGGTTTCGGCCGATCAACTGCTGATCTCTAGAAGTGTCCAGGATGTAGACCCAGAAATGTATGAGATACTGCGTGCTGAGCGGCAGCGTCAGAAGGGGAGTATCACGTTGATCCCTAGTGAAAACTTCACCTCCAAGTCTGTGATGGATCTGCTTGGTAGCGAAATGCAAAACAAATATTCGGAAGGTTATCCGGGTGAACGCTATTACGGCGGTAATGAATTCATTGACAAGGCAGAGAAGCTGTGCCAAAAACGTGCTTTGGAGCTTTATGGCCTAGACCCTGCGAAATGGGGTGTTAACGTACAGTCTTTGTCCGGTGCCCCCGCAAATTTGTACGTTTATTCTGCAATCTTGGAAGTTGGCGACCGTTTAATGGGACTGGACTTACCTCATGGTGGCCATCTATCCCATGGCTACCAATTGCCTAGCGGCACGAAAATATCTTATATTTCGAAGTACTTCCAAACTATGCCTTACCAGGTTGATATTCGGACTGGGTTGATAGATTACGATAGTTTGGCGGTGACCTCCAAGTTATTTCGGCCTAAAGTGATAGTCGCTGGTACATCGGCTTATGCTAGAGAGCTAGATTATAAGCGCTTTAAAGAGATTGCTAATGCTTGCGGTGCATATTTGATGTCTGATATGGCCCATATTTCTGGTCTCGTGGGTGCAGGAGTCTTGCCATCTCCGTTTGAGTACTCTGACATTGTTACTACTACTACTCACAAGTCTTTGAGAGGCCCAAGAGGCGCTATGATATTCTACAGAAAGGGCCTGAGGAGTGTATCTAAGAAGGGCAAGGAGATCATGTATGATCTagaaaagaagattaaCTTCTCAGTATTCCCTGGGCACCAGGGTGGTCCCCACAACCATACTATCTCTGCTCTAGCTGTGGCATTAAAGCAGGCAGCTACTCCTGAGTTCAAGGAGTACCAGAAGGCTGTCGTTAAGAACGCTAAGGCTTTCTCTGATGAGCTTTTGAAGCGCGGTTTTAACCTCGTGTCTGGAGGGACCGACACTCACTTGCTTTTGGTCAACTTGTCTAACATGAACGTTGATGGTGCGAGATTGGAAGCaattttggaaaagatTAACATTGCTGCAAACAAGAACACAGTTCCGGGTGATAAATCCGCTTTGTTCCCATCTGGTTTAAGATTGGGAACCCCGGCCATGACCACCAGAGGTTTTGGTCCTATTGAATTCGGCCAAGTTGCTGAATATATTGACCGTGCCACCAAGCTGGCTATTGCCCTCAAATCTCACGAATCTCCAGAACATAAAGATGCTAGATCTAAGCTAGCTAACTTCAAGCAATTGTGTGATGAGTCGGAACATGTTTCACAACTTGCTGCTGAAATTACACAGTGGGTTAATCAATATCCAGTTCCAGGCGAGTTGTAA
- the ZAP1 gene encoding Zap1p (Syntenic homolog of Ashbya gossypii AEL174W; Syntenic homolog of Saccharomyces cerevisiae YJL056C (ZAP1)), whose protein sequence is MSIPHSEKGVVHGHIHNYNNLTYIHGHVHNNVKPKMEVDGENPDESVALINQSEKFNNDCAKFRDCQHFEFINYHNLNLLQEATRDSNMLLAANNASENIQDGGAESKKRKLNNCVQCQPKIMEVCCGQPHLESEVPKDVVLFEEVMNDNPQPKGEEDIDLPHFMNCEFTCQGSEHSTQTHETTPATTMKGDSDDQVFEKLCQQCMNYDPCEDPEGHHNQYAPECHKPIFNTETDMLILNDLVNISNMYDLPYTNPVDQSVNLLHSSISGLHDMTANIEHLPTENVPHQHHQHHHHHRIELHPHASCSSPKGDQNRGYTDDRLTSSLNTSEAVEITDHEANKNAPKQLKTNTIKFNWAFKNNGETFRCLWNGCTHSFQTLLDLQGHVFKEHIYNGNNVTQPENHCQWKDCTFLPENEDSLINHINGAHGIGFQIEFLDRNGTPQNFKHTCFSSATAIKAREDGTFQCIWDSCNQIFNSRKDLNDHIEVSHIPTGKSSYKCSWGTCSKTFTQRQKLLRHIKVHTGHKPYKCPDCNKHFSTEDILSQHMRTHSGEKPFQCQYCDKKFSSSSSLRIHIRTHTGEKPLVCKICGKRFNESSNLSKHMAVHERKYMCKCCKRSFDKLEQYNLHVAKCVYAKAKQQSFLACIR, encoded by the coding sequence ATGTCGATACCCCATTCCGAAAAAGGTGTTGTTCATGGTCATATCCATAATTATAATAACCTTACCTATATTCACGGTCATGTTCATAATAATGTGAAGCCGAAAATGGAGGTGGATGGTGAAAATCCCGATGAAAGTGTAGCTTTAATTAACCAGTCTGAAAAATTTAATAATGACTGCGCTAAGTTCCGGGACTGTCAGCATTTTGAGTTTATCAACTATCATAATTTAAATCTGTTGCAGGAGGCTACTAGGGATTCCAATATGTTATTGGCGGCAAATAACGCTTCGGAGAATATCCAAGACGGTGGCGCGGAGAGTAAAAAAAGGAAGCTGAACAATTGTGTTCAGTGTCAGCCGAAGATAATGGAGGTATGTTGCGGCCAGCCGCACTTGGAGTCCGAGGTTCCTAAGGATGTTGTCTTGTTTGAGGAGGTGATGAATGATAACCCGCAGCCTAAGGGCGAGGAAGATATTGATTTGCCACACTTTATGAATTGCGAGTTTACTTGCCAAGGAAGCGAGCATTCTACGCAAACGCACGAGACAACGCCTGCTACGACGATGAAGGGGGATTCAGATGATCAAGTTTTTGAGAAGTTGTGCCAGCAGTGTATGAATTATGATCCCTGTGAAGATCCCGAGGGCCATCATAACCAGTATGCGCCCGAGTGCCACAAGCCTATTTTCAACACTGAGACTGATATGTTAATATTAAATGACCTTGTTAACATCTCGAACATGTACGATTTGCCGTACACGAATCCAGTGGATCAGTCTGTGAACTTGCTGCACTCTAGTATTTCGGGTCTTCATGATATGACTGCGAACATCGAACATTTGCCAACTGAGAATGTCCCCCACCAACACCATCAgcaccaccaccaccacAGGATAGAGCTCCATCCCCACGCATCCTGTAGTAGTCCGAAAGGGGATCAAAATCGCGGGTATACCGATGACAGACTGACGTCGTCATTGAATACTTCAGAGGCTGTGGAGATAACAGACCATGAAGCGAATAAAAACGCTCCTAAACAGCTCAAAACCAACACCATCAAGTTTAACTGGGCTTTCAAGAACAACGGCGAGACATTCAGGTGCCTCTGGAATGGCTGCACTCATAGCTTTCAGACGCTCCTAGACCTACAAGGACATGTGTTTAAGGAACATATCTATAACGGCAATAACGTCACGCAGCCGGAGAACCACTGTCAATGGAAGGATTGTACTTTTCTTCCAGAAAATGAAGATTCACTTATTAATCACATTAACGGTGCCCACGGCATTGGATTTCAAATCGAGTTCCTTGATCGCAACGGAACACCTCAAAACTTTAAGCATACTTGCTTTTCATCGGCCACCGCCATAAAGGCAAGAGAAGATGGCACTTTCCAGTGCATATGGGACTCATGTAACCAGATATTCAATTCGCGCAAGGATCTTAACGATCACATAGAAGTAAGTCATATACCTACTGGGAAGTCATCATACAAGTGCTCCTGGGGCACATGCTCCAAGACGTTCACCCAGAGACAGAAGCTTCTTCGTCATATCAAAGTGCATACTGGCCATAAACCCTACAAATGTCCCGATTGCAATAAGCACTTCAGCACAGAGGATATTTTATCTCAGCACATGAGAACCCATTCTGGCGAGAAACCCTTTCAGTGTCAATATTGCGACAAGAAATTTAGCTCTTCCAGCTCTTTAAGAATTCATATCAGGACCCATACGGGCGAAAAACCTCTCGTCTGTAAAATTTGCGGTAAGCGTTTTAATGAGTCCAGTAACCTAAGCAAACACATGGCTGTCCATGAAAGGAAGTATATGTGTAAATGTTGCAAACGGAGCTTTGATAAACTTGAGCAGTACAACCTTCATGTGGCTAAATGTGTTTACGCGAAGGCCAAACAACAGTCTTTCCTCGCATGCATAAGATGA
- the IKS1 gene encoding protein kinase IKS1 (Syntenic homolog of Ashbya gossypii AEL173W; Syntenic homolog of Saccharomyces cerevisiae YJL057C (IKS1)), with protein sequence MSLIVYNKNLQNDMSIIFHDPNTRSLVLYNKATGKISLASNLALSQNPIRRQRIKSSYPRDVDRCPHCGNVIHSQSNFVHENYFQLLQDIPRVKTSQDDVKKDSFLPMNIFAQGYYSTFFNELEVLGNGARGAVYKVEHILVDNNLGVYALKKIPIGNDMMWLNKCIQEVKFMNSITQDCFHLVKYNHVWLEKSSPIGHIATREGKNKNKEEGGVVPYMYILQQFCPGGNLETVTNERIFRNITGRETSEERKRMFKMKRTKSIIKRKGLNSVQILSIGSDLAHGLEELHSLDIIHRDLKPSNCLLLDVYNPQDTSSFPKVLIGDFGESQLRGQLRSATGATGTIEFTAPEVIIFEKVVNGLETINNSNAPQFTFESDMYSLGMILYYVVFGELPFESGLNLHVLKNKITEYACDPKLLRNRHEQLNLVPIDPRIFELITKLLAPTALNRPSATETISIIEGILSTLETETDQNKAKDGSNKRKLTIKIVQIAVQVIISLVYTKLHSFSHWNTINLILLGASFNSSDNLRPYIIAATLLLYLL encoded by the coding sequence ATGTCATTAATTGTATACAATAAGAACCTGCAAAATGATATGTCAATTATATTCCACGACCCTAATACTAGGTCTTTGGTACTCTACAATAAGGCTACCGGTAAGATCTCTTTGGCCTCCAACTTAGCTTTGTCTCAAAACCCAATTCGCCGGCAGAGAATTAAATCGTCATACCCGCGAGACGTTGATCGTTGTCCCCATTGCGGAAATGTGATTCATTCACAGTCGAATTTTGTACATGAGAACTATTTCCAGCTGCTACAGGACATTCCAAGAGTTAAGACGAGTCAAGATGATGTTAAGAAGGACTCGTTTCTTCCTATGAATATTTTTGCACAAGGGTATTATAGCACCTTCTTTAATGAGCTGGAGGTGCTAGGGAACGGAGCAAGGGGTGCTGTATACAAGGTAGAACATATACTGGTTGATAATAATCTAGGAGTTTATGCGTTGAAGAAGATTCCTATTGGCAATGACATGATGTGGTTAAACAAGTGCATACAGGAAGTGAAGTTTATGAACTCTATTACACAGGACTGCTTCCATTTGGTGAAATACAACCATGTTTGGCTTGAGAAATCATCTCCTATAGGCCATATTGCCACCAGAGAAGGAAAGAACAAGAATAAGGAAGAAGGTGGTGTGGTGCCTTACATGTATATATTGCAACAGTTTTGTCCTGGTGGAAATCTAGAGACTGTAACAAATGAGAGGATATTCCGCAACATAACAGGTAGAGAGACATCTGAAGAGCGTAAAAGAATGTTTAAAATGAAGCGTACGAAATCGATTATTAAGAGAAAGGGGTTGAACTCCGTACAGATTCTATCGATAGGGTCAGACCTCGCCCATGGTTTAGAAGAGCTACATTCTCTTGACATCATCCATAGGGATCTAAAACCGTCCAATTGCCTGCTATTGGACGTTTATAATCCACAGGACACTAGTAGTTTCCCTAAAGTTTTGATTGGAGACTTTGGAGAGAGTCAGCTACGGGGGCAGTTACGCTCGGCAACAGGAGCGACTGGGACAATTGAATTCACAGCGCCAGAGGTTATTATATTTGAGAAAGTTGTAAATGGTCTAGAAACAATAAACAACTCTAATGCCCCTCAATTCACGTTTGAATCCGATATGTATTCTTTGGGCATGATATTATACTATGTTGTATTTGGAGAGTTACCTTTTGAAAGCGGCTTAAATCTTCATGTGTTGAAGAATAAAATTACCGAATATGCATGCGATCCTAAGCTATTAAGGAACAGACATGAACAGCTTAACCTGGTTCCCATAGATCCACGGATTTTTGAACTAATAACGAAATTACTTGCACCAACTGCCTTGAATAGGCCTTCAGCTACCGAAACTATCTCTATAATAGAAGGCATTTTGTCTACGTTAGAAACTGAAACCGATCAAAATAAGGCAAAAGATGGATCGAATAAAAGGAAGTTAACTATTAAGATAGTCCAGATAGCTGTGCAAGTTATTATTAGTCTTGTTTATACCAAGTTGCACAGTTTTTCGCATTGGAACACTATTAACCTAATATTACTGGGTGCTTCATTCAATTCCAGCGATAATCTAAGGCCGTATATCATAGCCGCTACCTTATTACTATATCTATTATGA
- a CDS encoding HbrB domain-containing protein (Syntenic homolog of Ashbya gossypii AEL172W; Syntenic homolog of Saccharomyces cerevisiae YBR270C (BIT2) and YJL058C (BIT61)), with translation MGMFRRRSNTAATTLSSKDNRTRLYSTSNDVLPQSLTISRSLGYDSSDPAPSITSTPPNINALQKLAGVGFQSILSNQDLRRSRNSVNSEVRPNNRPSQDIIQPIDSNNVTFKKQNNGIDKSSLQINASNLSLDLHSPIKSDVAVNRTLVRPEHAPKKKPSLKQATRRLLHIRGSSRKYKDNDIQQSSFGKFLFSPHGKNHRSHTTSNTLDPNRSTFSVKSQLSNVSDGSMKLPQESAFDTTETQMLYDLIKSMSSLESSFNQFTAQEQDALLGNIWGLYCNILLSVFRHQGVWQLPAKIEDINRVFKFYIRIKQEGKTFCQGSKFLTEIQDCLRNALYILETQVIYAHFNTEAIQGGIKRLCATWDLFYGYVLGDAMAVLAPLEVSFRYNPKYWRANQEDRILSVNQLLFQMFRDAVVIPSYQSLLDRPEGNSKAFQAYITEEEEKNGVTQADKLTLIQCFGLLASIHNNDANEKIVSDLLLGVRMSM, from the coding sequence ATGGGGATGTTCAGGAGACGTAGTAATACAGCAGCTACTACATTATCCAGCAAAGACAATAGAACAAGGCTATATTCCACGTCTAATGATGTTTTACCACAATCACTAACAATTTCAAGGTCATTAGGTTATGATAGTTCCGACCCTGCTCCTTCGATCACGTCTACTCCGCCCAATATTAATGCGTTACAGAAGTTAGCTGGTGTTGGATTCCAGTCGATTCTCTCAAACCAGGATTTAAGAAGAAGCAGGAATTCGGTTAATTCTGAGGTACGGCCGAATAATAGACCAAGCCAAGATATAATACAACCAATTGATTCTAATAATGTCACCTTCAAGAAGCAGAATAACGGTATTGATAAAAGCTCCTTACAGATTAATGCTTCTAATCTATCACTTGATTTACATTCACCGATAAAGTCCGACGTTGCTGTTAATAGAACATTGGTTCGTCCAGAGCATGCACCAAAAAAGAAGCCCTCATTAAAGCAGGCTACCAGACGATTGTTGCATATAAGAGGCTCATCTAGGAAGTATAAGGATAATGATATTCAGCAGAGCTCTTTTGGGAAGTTTCTGTTTTCACCGCATGGAAAGAATCACAGGTCGCATACCACATCCAACACATTGGATCCTAATAGATCTACCTTTTCAGTTAAGAGCCAGCTTTCAAATGTGAGTGATGGATCAATGAAGTTACCCCAGGAATCAGCTTTTGATACTACGGAAACTCAAATGTTATACGATCTCATAAAGAGCATGTCCAGTTTAGAATCCAGTTTCAATCAGTTTACTGCACAGGAGCAAGACGCTCTTCTAGGAAACATTTGGGGATTATATTGCAATATATTGCTCTCTGTGTTCAGACACCAAGGGGTCTGGCAGCTTCCTGCCAAAATCGAAGATATCAACCGTGTATTTAAGTTCTACATTAGGATCAAACAGGAAGGAAAGACTTTCTGCCAAGGTTCTAAGTTCTTAACTGAGATTCAAGACTGTCTACGAAACGCATTATACATTCTGGAGACACAGGTTATCTATGCTCATTTTAATACAGAGGCCATCCAGGGTGGGATCAAACGCCTATGTGCTACGTGGGACTTGTTCTACGGGTACGTTCTAGGCGATGCAATGGCTGTATTAGCCCCTCTAGAGGTAAGTTTCCGCTACAATCCAAAGTATTGGCGCGCGAACCAAGAAGATAGAATTTTAAGTGTAAACCAATTGCTTTTCCAAATGTTTAGGGACGCTGTTGTCATACCGAGTTACCAATCGTTGCTTGACCGTCCCGAGGGCAACAGTAAAGCCTTCCAAGCATATATAACTGAGGAAGAGGAAAAAAACGGCGTTACTCAAGCAGATAAGTTAACACTGATACAATGCTTTGGTCTACTGGCTTCGATACATAATAATGATGCGAACGAAAAAATCGTTAGTGATTTACTACTTGGCGTACGCATGAGTATGTAG
- the YHC3 gene encoding amino acid transporter YHC3 (Syntenic homolog of Ashbya gossypii AEL171C; Syntenic homolog of Saccharomyces cerevisiae YJL059W (YHC3)), translated as MTATTKQIFAYFWLFGLVNNVLYVVILSAAVDIVGPGLPKSIVLLADIFPSLIIKIILPLCSQHATYSYRIYALMAMGGSGMVLVSLGSLEVSLLGIILASTASGLGESTFLQITHYYQHDALNGWSSGTGAAGLIGSSLYMLLTTVLKMPVPMALLLFSMWQLAFLLYFKLDVAVKVAGNQYERLDTQEGEGAGNAENSFEESTVEIAPAEKSDLKEHIIQTARRLRALIIPYMLPLGTIYFFEYLINQGVSPTLLFPLEERNFGFIQKYRDIYVLYGTLYQIGVFISRSSARFIRFRRLYLLSTLQGLNLVVLLIQSWFYISNSMWPILLLVFYEGLLGGASYVNCFSNVLDEVHKFEREFSLGAVSIADSFGILVAAFSGMLLEPKLCAHQVETGRPWCTLP; from the coding sequence ATGACTGCCACTACCAAACAAATCTTCGCATACTTCTGGCTCTTTGGATTAGTGAATAATGTGCTCTATGTGGTGATTTTGTCCGCAGCTGTTGATATTGTTGGCCCGGGTTTACCTAAGTCAATTGTACTTCTTGCGGACATATTCCCATCTTTGATAATTAAGATCATCTTACCATTGTGCAGCCAGCATGCCACATATAGTTATCGAATCTACGCTCTGATGGCGATGGGAGGTTCAGGGATGGTGCTTGTATCACTGGGCTCCCTAGAGGTCAGTTTATTGGGTATTATATTGGCATCAACAGCTTCTGGACTTGGTGAGTCAACATTTTTACAAATAACACACTATTATCAACATGATGCATTGAATGGGTGGAGTTCAGGGACTGGCGCAGCAGGCCTAATAGGTAGTTCCCTTTATATGCTGCTGACGACAGTTCTTAAGATGCCCGTGCCAATGGCACTATTATTGTTTAGCATGTGGCAGCTGGCATTTCTGCTTTACTTCAAGCTTGATGTGGCCGTAAAAGTTGCTGGGAATCAATATGAACGTCTGGATACACAAGAAGGCGAAGGAGCTGGTAATGCTGAGAACAGCTTCGAGGAATCTACGGTTGAAATCGCACCGGCTGAAAAAAGTGATTTAAAAGAGCATATTATACAGACTGCTAGAAGACTAAGGGCGCTTATTAtaccttatatgctgcCACTTGGTACAATTTATTTCTTTGAATACTTGATCAACCAAGGTGTGAGTCCTACTCTACTATTTCCTCTGGAAGAGAGAAACTTTGGTTTTATCCAGAAATACCGGGACATTTATGTACTGTATGGGACTTTATATCAAATTGGAGTTTTTATTTCGCGATCCAGCGCTCGATTCATTAGATTTAGGAGGTTGTATTTACTTTCAACCCTCCAGGGACTAAATTTGGTAGTATTACTCATCCAGTCATGGTTTTACATCTCAAATTCTATGTGGCCCATATTACTGCTGGTGTTTTATGAAGGCTTGTTGGGAGGAGCCTCGTACGTAAACTGTTTTTCAAATGTTTTAGATGAAGTGCACAAATTTGAACGTGAATTCTCGCTGGGTGCTGTATCAATTGCAGATTCTTTTGGAATATTGGTTGCAGCGTTTTCGGGAATGTTGCTGGAACCTAAACTTTGTGCCCACCAAGTGGAAACGGGACGTCCATGGTGCACATTACCGTGA
- the BNA3 gene encoding kynurenine--oxoglutarate transaminase (Syntenic homolog of Ashbya gossypii AEL170C; Syntenic homolog of Saccharomyces cerevisiae YJL060W (BNA3)), which produces MSLNIKLGAIRGSLGRLKCSFRPNNNLRLGSTMTKVNGNSYFQRYCEKDVWNLVNEAAADAASNPKNANREIINLGQGYFTHPSPDFVIEEAKKALDVQPLNQYAPPRGTPNLVKALTDFYSPIYGRQLGPENVQVTTGANEGILSCLVGLLNAGDEVILIEPFFDQYVWNIIMVGGVVRYVPMHQPKDISNRVTEGPEWQIDYEKLAATITDKTKAIILNNPHNPLAKVFTREELLKIGNLCVENNVYIIADEVYENLYYGDSFTKIATLSPEIGQLTLSVGSAGKLFAVTGWRVGWVISENPGLLDLVNRAHTRICFCSPTPLQEACAKSLQVALHSDYTKVMRKDYITKAKILTDALDDIGVTYTRPEGAYFIMADFSKFKIPEDFKFPLEFQNKALDYKLVYWLLNEIGIVFIPCSASYSAEHCDSNISLLRLAFCKDDAALHRAANRLRSLKEYL; this is translated from the coding sequence ATGAGCCTTAATATAAAGCTGGGGGCTATTCGAGGTAGCTTAGGTCGTTTGAAATGTAGTTTTAGGCCAAACAATAATTTAAGGCTTGGCAGCACAATGACGAAGGTCAACGGGAATAGTTACTTTCAAAGGTACTGCGAAAAGGACGTATGGAACTTAGTTAACGAAGCGGCAGCGGATGCGGCTTCTAATCCAAAAAATGCTAATAGGGAGATCATCAATCTCGGGCAAGGCTATTTTACTCATCCATCCCCTGACTTCGTAATTGAGGAGGCGAAGAAGGCGCTTGATGTTCAGCCCTTGAACCAGTACGCTCCTCCACGCGGGACGCCTAACTTGGTTAAAGCGCTTACGGATTTCTACAGTCCTATTTACGGGAGGCAATTGGGACCGGAAAACGTGCAGGTGACCACCGGAGCTAATGAGGGTATATTGTCTTGCTTGGTTGGTCTTCTGAACGCCGGCGATGAGGTCATTCTTATAGAGCCGTTTTTCGACCAGTACGTATGGAACATCATTATGGTTGGCGGTGTGGTGCGTTACGTGCCAATGCACCAGCCCAAAGACATTTCAAACCGTGTGACGGAGGGACCGGAATGGCAAATTGACTACGAAAAGCTTGCAGCTACGATAACCGACAAGACCAAGGCAATTATCTTGAACAACCCCCACAATCCCCTTGCGAAGGTTTTCACCCGGGAGGAATTGTTGAAGATAGGCAACTTGTGTGTGGAGAACAACGTCTATATTATTGCCGATGAGGTCTACGAGAACTTGTACTATGGCGATTCCTTCACCAAGATCGCGACCTTGTCGCCAGAGATCGGCCAACTCACACTTTCTGTTGGCTCTGCTGGTAAGTTGTTTGCGGTTACCGGATGGCGTGTAGGCTGGGTTATATCTGAGAACCCTGGTCTTTTGGACTTGGTGAACAGAGCCCACACGAGGATCTGTTTCTGCAGTCCCACGCCTTTGCAAGAAGCATGTGCTAAGTCCCTTCAAGTTGCGTTGCATTCTGACTACACCAAGGTCATGAGAAAGGACTATATCACCAAAGCAAAGATCCTCACGGATGCATTGGACGACATCGGGGTGACTTATACTAGACCAGAGGGAGCATACTTCATTATGGCAGACTTCTCGAAATTCAAAATTCCTGAAGACTTTAAATTCCCCCTAGAATTCCAAAACAAAGCATTGGACTACAAACTCGTGTATTGGCTCTTAAACGAGATTGGAATTGTTTTTATCCCATGTTCTGCTTCCTATAGTGCGGAACACTGCGATAGTAACATTAGTCTTTTACGCTTGGCGTTCTGTAAAGATGACGCTGCATTACATAGAGCTGCAAATAGGTTAAGGAGCCTGAAAGAGTACTTATAA
- the SDH8 gene encoding Sdh8p (Syntenic homolog of Ashbya gossypii AEL169W; Syntenic homolog of Saccharomyces cerevisiae YBR269C (FMP21); 1-intron in Ashbya gossypii): MLSRRVVTLRMSVLPHVTLGGRKFSEKRAGPIPLPRDDQEEFERLQKIANSQAAIDEYNQKLENNPLRESVHSASPKQEIGGFSPEYSRTIPEFEGDVNPITGEVGGPKQDPLRHGDYSFNGRVTDF, encoded by the coding sequence ATGTTATCCAGGCGGGTTGTGACTCTTAGAATGTCTGTGTTGCCACATGTAACGCTAGGTGGCCGTAAGTTTAGCGAAAAGCGGGCAGGCCCAATCCCTTTACCTAGGGATGATCAAGAGGAATTCGAGCGGCTGCAAAAAATCGCCAACTCACAAGCTGCTATCGACGAGTACAACCAGAAGTTGGAAAACAACCCTTTAAGAGAGTCGGTGCACTCAGCTTCGCCAAAACAAGAGATCGGGGGGTTTTCTCCAGAGTATTCGAGAACTATTCCCGAGTTTGAGGGCGACGTTAATCCGATAACAGGTGAAGTTGGTGGGCCTAAGCAGGACCCTCTGAGGCATGGCGATTACTCATTTAATGGGAGGGTCACTGATTTTTAG